A window of Colletes latitarsis isolate SP2378_abdomen chromosome 11, iyColLati1, whole genome shotgun sequence genomic DNA:
GGggctaaatattttagtacCTTAGATTTGGCCTCCGGGTTTCATCAAATCCCCGTAGATCCGGCGTCCAAGTCCAAAACGGCTTTCTCCACCCCCCATGGCCACTTTGAATTCAATCGGATGCCTTTCGGCCTGAGGAACGCGCCAGCCACCTTTCAGCGAGTTATGGACCTCGCGTTATCCGGGTTGCAGGGAATCGAACTTTTCGTCTACATGGACGATATTGTTATTTACGCGGCTTCTCTTTCGGAACACGCACGTAAACTAAGGGCCCTTCTGGCTCGGCTGCAGAATGCTGGACTAACCCTTCAACCGACGAAATGTCGTTTCCTGCAAAAAGAAATTGCATACTTGGGTCATAAGATTACCAGTGAGGGAGTCAAGCCTGACCCAGATAAAATTCGAGCTGTAAAAAATTTCCCAGTACCCCGCacgcggaaaaatattaaacaatttctaggACTGGTAGGTTACTATAGACGATTCATCCCCGATATGGCTAAAACCGCAAAACCATTAACGAAACTTTTAAAGAAGGATGTACCTTTTTACTGGACTCCGGAAGTTCAAAGCTCTTTCGAAATTCTAAGGGATGCCATTTGTGCGGAACCCTTGCTTCAATTTCCCGATTTTTCGCGACCATTTCTCGTCACTACGGACGCCTCCGATTTTGCGGTGGGTGGCATTCTAAGTCAAGGAACAGTAGGAACGGACCTCCCTGTAGCTTACGCATCTAGAACATTGAACGAGGCCGAAATTAATTATTCCACGATAGAAAAGGAGCTTCTGGCAGTTTTATTCGGAGTAGAGCATTTCAGACCTTATTTGTACGGCCGGCAATTCACCTTGGTCACGGACCATCGTCCCCTAGTGTGGCTGCACAGTGTTAAGGACCCCACTTCTAAAATAATGAGATGGCGAATAAGGCTAAACGAGTACGATTACAACATAATATACAAACCTGGTAGAGTCAATGCGAACGCAGACGCACTCTCGCGCAATCCCGTAGATGCCAACGCGAATCCCGATCCCACGGTACAATCGGGCGCAGATTCTAGTCCTTGTCCGAGGCGTCTGGGAAGGGTGCAAGTCTGCGCAGACAAAACACCAATCGTAGATTCCGAAACGGACAGGGCAGATGACGCGCAATCCGCGGAGAACGATAGATTCATTGCCTCTGTGTTCCTAGCGCGCAGGAAAACAGAGGGGAAAGTAAACGAGGTCACCGACGGCGTAGTAAAGATTTTCGATTCGGAAAAAGCATGCTCGGTAGTAGATGTCGCGAAAGAACTTCCTGAAGGAACACCCCAGTCGAGTACCCCAGAGTCTCCTCAACTCGGTCTTTCGTTGGCTAACGGGTGTATAATCCGAACCCCAGGAACCCGCTTCGGGGGCCGTGAGAGGGAATCTGTACTCGACGTGCAACCTGTGTCATCTCAGGGGAGAGGGGCGCCCCGTGTGAATGAGTATCCCATCCAGTCAGGTGGACTGGGTGGATGGTTGcaactcggtcaggtggaccgagGTTTGCGTGAATCCTGGCGGGTGATGCCAGAAGGTGTGAATGAGTATCCCATCCGGTCAGGTGGACCGGATGGATGTTTGcaactcggtcaggtggaccgagGTTTGCGTGAATCCTGGCGGGTGATGCCAGGTGGAAGTATGAATGGGGATGACCGGGACCGCACAGGGATATCCAGTGGTGTGGCCTCGATATTAAACCCGGGAGACCCTGTAGAGACCCTTTTAATTACACAGAATGTCCACGACGAAAATGGAATCGATGCCGGAAGGAGAATTTTAATCACCACCCCCGATATGGGTGAGTCGACGCGATCCTCCCCTACTGTATTCTATCTGAAGGGGCACCTTTTTGCACGGCGCGATAATCTTGTCCACTTCATCCCTCTCACCGGTACTGATATTTCCCATACTACCGAGGGACTTCTAAGCCGAATAGGTTTATCAATGGACCAGGTGCGGCATTATAAATTAAATGTTGGGAATGCCATGGCGTTCCCTCAGAACAGATATtcggttttctttttatttttcaaatcttGTCCCCAAGATGACTTGAATTTTGATCATGTTCAAAACTCCTTGAAGTCTCTTAAAAATCTACTGGAATCTTTGCGGTCGGATACCTTCAGTATCTTGATAGACTCGGATAAATTCGACCCCTTCGCGCGGAATCGTATATTAAACTTACTTAGAGAAATCTTCAACGACCCACAATATAGCATTACCATCTGCAGTAGGGAGGCTATAATCCCGCCAAGGTCGGACCGGTCACAGATTATTAAAGAGCACCATGAATCGGTAGTCGGAGGTCACCGTGGCTCCTTTAAACTTCATCAACTTATCCAGGAACGGTTTTACTGGCCCGGTATGGCAAAGGAAATCGTAGAGTTCGTTCGTTCGTGCCCCACCTGTCAAAGGAACAAGAATTATACTAAGCAAACAAAACAGCCGATGCGAATTACCGACACCCCTAAACGCGCATTTGAAAAGGTGCAAATGGATATAGTCGGGCCCCTACCCGTAACTAAAAGAGGTAATCAGTACCTACTTACCCTGCAAGATAATCTCACAAAGTATTCGGATGCAATTCCGCTACGTAGCATAGATACCGTAAGCGTTGCTCACGCTCTTGCTGAACAATTCATCAGTAGGTTTGGATGTCCGGGAGCTATTCACACCGACCAAGGCAGGAATTTTATTAGTCAGGTCATGAAGaacttctgtaaaatttttaaaatccagAGAATAACCTCTACCGCTTTTCACCCACAATCATTGGGCTCCCTTGAAAGAGCTCACCGTGTCTTCATTAATTACCTTAGACATTACTGCACAAAGACCGACTGGGATGAGTGGataagattttgcattttttcatACAATACCTCTGTGCATGAGGCTACTGGCTTCACCCCCCATGAACTGATTTTTGGGCAAAAGGGCCAATATTCCCTCAAAATTCTCCACGGGTTCAGCACCCAGAACATTCGCGCAACATCTAGATGAACTTTTTGTAAAAATCACCACTACTCAGACAACTGCTGCACAGAATCTAGAAAAGGCGAAAcagaaaagtaaaaattattatgaTCAAACACTTAGACCTTGTAAATTTGATTTAAACGATATGGTATACTTGCTTAAGGAGCCCAGAACCTCCAAATTCGATTGTACTTGGTTAGGCCCCTATAAGATAAACCGGTTATTTAGTGATTTAACTGCCGAGATAGAGTTAACGGAAAATAGATTTAAGATAGTGCATACCAATAAATTAAAACTAGCGCATATAAGACCGGACTCTCCCTCCGCGGGAgattaaataaagtaaataacctGTAATATTCGATGTAGTTACTCAATGTAATGTTTTGCGGATTCGGGACTACGCTCTAATTTATGTTCTCCGTATATAATGTATATCCCAACTGACTCTGTATAGCTTACTGCAAATCACCGCACCGACTTTTGTTAACTGTCTAGTTTAATACATGTCGATACCGGAATATATTAACTATTTCCCTGCGGATATTAAGTAATCTCGAAATCATAAAGCGCGTGATAAGTATGAGTATATTGTACGTGGTAAATATTGTTAACCGACACCGACCTGGCTCagggtaataataataaatgctgACTTTTACTTAAAAGCTGTTTTATGAAAACACCTTTTTGAATAAGGGGGAAGGtgttacgcatttgcatgacgtagggtttatgtacatacagcggcgcgacgggaaattgctggaactggttttctcaccatcgaagctgcgatttgagcgagggagattcaaatgaaatcgcgtattgtaatgcgtattattatggtaggaaattcaacgcgaggaaatctaggcgcaaaccgagcatttgtagaccgttaccgatactttgtatatacaatgtagttttgaccgttagagataggctgtatgcttgtggcgcgcatatgtgtgtgtgtaagaatcgatcggttggccatgtcgccggttctcgctcgaaggatcgggaatattccatggcacgcgccgagaacttggcaaccggggaaaggaagaaacaaacgccgatcgggacgctggatatataagaccgagcccgcgtggccgggctctctctcagtctatacgagctatCGTGTTGCGCTAGAGAACGTTTTCAATCGCTACTTAGAGAATCTAAAGAACCatactgaataaagttgttaaagtatttttacGTAATTGAGTTGTTTGATCtccgcgcgcctcgccgagcagagcggttcagcgctccacgggcaccgtcccacgaccCTATTTCCCTAACTCACCGGCAACGCGTTCGCGCAACAGAACCAATAAGATTCTGTCGCGATCGTGTGGTTTTGTTTAATCAAGTTAAACTCTTATGACAGAATTAAAGCATTAATGATCAAACTTAACTTCAAACAGAAAAGAAATAGTTTTAAAGTTAAAAATTTACTGTCATTCGGTCCCTGTTGATAACTCTCAGTAATCATTTTGCACATCTACATTGTGCTAGATGAGTTGGTAGACTTAAAGCTGGTAACATTCTCTTCAAAATGTTCACAGCTATCAAAATCACGTAGAAGTTATGTCGTCACTGAGGACCAATAAGATTCCAATTACATAGTGATCTATCATTTACGTCCTTTCAGTTCAACGAACAGTAGAACTGTCTTAAATTCATATCGATGTGAAAGAATTTCGACACGAAGGTCATCTATGGTTTAGAACTAGGTGCTAGGGTGAACTTGCGAGAATTGAGTACTtttcgtagccctctggtgatgAATTCGAAATGTATGGTCGCACGATCGGTATTGACGGTGTGTTATCTTATCCTACAATTCTAACAGCGTTGAACATTATCAAGCACAAGTGTTTCAACGTAGCCGTGTAAAATCTGGTGATAGAAGTGGGTCaaagtaaaattttaaaatgaCTACTATGGATTGGAACGAAATTAAGAGATTGGCGGCTGATTTTCAGAAAGCACAACTAAGTTCTACTTTACAGAAGTACGGATCTTTTTCATAAAAtatgtatatctatatatacaTTTTCGACAAATTTCTTCGGTGACATTTGCATCGAACGAAATTTAAATAGCTATAAAGTAAAAGTACGATTTTTATGAAACAAAgtaaattcaaatttattaataCCTGTAACGATTCAATTAAGATATGCGCGTGTTATGACAGTTCGCTTTAATACGTGACATTTCGAACCTAACATATTTTGTTGCAATATTTATTTTGTGTTTTACCATATAGATTATCGGAACGAAATTGTGTGGAAATAGTAACaaaattaatagaaaataaaCTTCTAGATGTATTATTTACCAATGACGGTAAAGAATATGTTACACCACAGCATGTTGCAAAGGAGATCAAAGATGAACTGTACATTCATGGTGGGAGAATCAGTTTAGTTGATTTGGCACAGATTCTTAACATTAATCTGTCTCAAATATCTAAAGTAGCCAATGAAATAGAAAAGAACAATAAAGGATTTAAGATAATCCTTGGACAACTTATCGATAAAACTTACATGACTAAAATTGCCGAAGAGATCAATGATAAATTGTCACAACACGGCAGTATCAATGTGTCAGAGTTAATAATACATTACGATTTGCCAGCTAATTTCTTGCAATCGCTTATAGAGAAGGAATTAGGAAAGACAATACATGGTAAACAAGATACACAAGATTCTAGAGTCTTTTATACAGAAAATTTTATAGCTAGAAATAAAGCTAAACTAAGAGGAGCCTTGTGTGCCATCACAAAACCTACACCATTATCAGTTATTTTAGAACAATGTTGTATTTCGGAAGGAATATTTTTCTGtgagtaaataattttaattaattgcatGCTTCGACCGTAAAGACTGTACAGCTTTCAGTGTTTAATAATATGTGTTTACATTTTACAGCAATTGTAGATGActtacaaaaattaaaacaaattcCTGGTGTTGTGGCAGGAAAACAAGGAACCTACAGTCTTTATATACCAACTATATATACTAAAAGCTTAAATGAATGGGTAgaaaatttttataaacaaaatGGTTATCTAGGTTTGTGTTGTATTTTACCATAGAATGATGCTAGTTCTGCATCAACAGAATTTGAAttgtaatattatatttatctGATTTTCTGTTTTTGTTACTAGAATACGATGCACTCGCGCGACTTGGAATATCAGATCCACCAAACTTTGTGAAACGTCATTTTCCAAATGAAGATATAATCTTCTTAGCCTCTGTCGCTGTTGGTACAACAATTAGTGAACAAGTAGATGCAAACATTGAAGAAGCTATTGAAAGTGGATCTTTTATTGATATAAGCCCTTTTCTACCATCTGTATTCACAGAGCAAGATATGGAAATGCTTCTTAGAGCGGTAGAAAAGAAATTAAACAATAATACACACATATTTACAAAAACTGTGGTGATGTCCGACGCGTTCTTACAATCTTTGCACAAATCGTTTGAGACAGTGGCAGAAACAAAAGCTAGAGAAGCAGTGGCTAGCGGTCAATGGTTTCAGACTATAGCAGAACACAGAATAAAATCTAAGTCAGCCAACTCGGTAATTGAAACTAGAGGAGGTAAAAAAGAAGAACGCAGAAAAAAGGCAGCAAGCGGTAAAGCAGGTGGTGGTAGTCAAGGTAGAGAAACAAAAACAAAATCTACTAAAAGGAAGTACTTACAAGGGAAAGGTCGCGAAAGCGATTCGGATAACGAGAATTCAAAAGTTGCATCGGGAAAAACTGAGCTTCAATTAGTGCCTCTAGAAGTCATAAAGAACGAGATTGCAAAAGACGACAATTTAGCAGTGATCGATGATTTAGTAGAGGAACTGGCATTATATTTGCAACCACAATTAAACAATCACGCGCTGTCTATCGCAGATAAGTTAGCACAGAATGATAAAACTACGAATTTGAGCGAAATTGAAGAGCGTCTTAATGTTTTtataacaaatattaaaatattcgacAAAGGCATTAAACAAATAGGTAAAGCGGATCAACCTGCTTtgacaaaatatttattaaaatcccTTGGTACCGAGTTTGTGACAGAATTGTTTAAGTTAGCTGCACAACAAAATATGCTTCAAGCTCCCAACAATATTACTACAGAAACAAGGCAAAAGATGTTACTTAATTTGCCAGCAGATGTTAAAGAGCCTCTAAGTAACATACATAAATCTGTTGCTGAAACATCTATTGatgatttcttaaattttgCAGAGGCAGCAATGGCAGCTTGTTGTCTAACATTAAAAAAATAcgataaaaagaaagaaagaccaTTCATTTCAGGGCACAAACAAGCTTTATTGGAAGAGCTTAATTCTACACAAGATCCTGCACTAGCATTGCATTTAGCCACaagtatattatttattgcaACAACACAAAATGCTCTATATATGTCTGGAAGACATGTATCTACCATTCTTTCATTTCTTCAAACACATTTACAACCTTCAACAATGGCAACACTGACTAAATACCACGGTATGATAATACGATATTTAACACTATAATTGAGAGTGTTGGATTGttcgataattaattttaatgtaaatattatttattttacagatATGGTATTGAAAAACTTAACTGCTACAGATGAAGCTACAAAGCTTGAGATTAACAAGGAACTGGAAACTGAATTggtagaaattaaaaatattgcaaataatattaaataacatttaaaaaCTGATAAACCACGAGAATGAATACATATAATTGTACATAAATATAAATAGTATTCATTGTATAAAATTATACTTAAgtgatttatattatattttgcaaTAAATCACATTGAGAAATGGGAATATTTTATACTCGATAAATTTGAacactaaataaaaaaaaactgtatacaaataaataaataaccaaTTAAGTGAAAGCAACCTCACAAACTTACAAAAAATGGAATGTTATTATTTTGAGCCTGAATCACGTTAGTCACGATGATAAAGTTTTAATCGATttattaacaataaaaataataggagTCAACAAGTTACATGATTCACCTGGTATATCTACATATGTACAAGTTTCCATACACGCAATTATTTATCAGTAACATTAATTAATACAAAATAGTATTtactggttttttttttaaaatgctCATCATACATACAACGTTTCTTACTAATCATATGTCTTGTACATAATTTGTGAGTTGTTTTGCACTATAAAGTAGCTAAAATTCTTGTAAATCCAACACATCCTGCCACAACAGTCTGCCCAATACCCCAGAATAACGCATATAATGGTGGCAGTGGATAACGTGATGCTCTATATACAAAAGCAACTGCAGCAGAGCTAAGAACTCCCGATGTTAGTGGTAATAATACACCCATTATTATAATGAGCAATGGGAAGaatctttaaattaaaaattactctGTTATTTTATGCTCTATGGAGTCATATGTGAAAGTGAATTTTCTTAATTTAGTATCAGTTTATCATTtgagtaaattaaatttaatttttctttggaATAACTATGGCATACATTCTACATACTTTCCATATTTATGTTGCCGTAATGTAGCAAAACAGATTGCACCAGCTATGGTATGAACAAAAATGGAAGAAAATAGGGCCCATAAAAAtatttgataccacatttctgtaACAGTTATATCAAAGGGAGTTTATGTTCCTCGCTGTGACgattatttttatagaaatttacATACCAGCGAACGAAGTGAGAGGTGTATAAAATACATTGCCTGTATTTCTAAAATTAACCGGTGGCCGCAAAATAGAAATGTCTGTTTGCAATTCCATAATAAATATCTCAGAACTACTTTAACCTATTACTTctacattaatatttttgtgcacATCCATGCGACACTAAGGAAACTTATCAAGTTATTTCAATATTATCTATTGAATATAATCGTGTCTATAAATACGTGAAATTTCGTAGAAGATAAAATTTTGTGCACAGTGGCAATGATGGAGAAGATCTAGAACAAGAAACGAAATAATG
This region includes:
- the LOC143347350 gene encoding transmembrane protein 170A codes for the protein MELQTDISILRPPVNFRNTGNVFYTPLTSFAEMWYQIFLWALFSSIFVHTIAGAICFATLRQHKYGKFFPLLIIIMGVLLPLTSGVLSSAAVAFVYRASRYPLPPLYALFWGIGQTVVAGCVGFTRILATL
- the Ufl1 gene encoding UFM1 specific ligase 1 — translated: MTTMDWNEIKRLAADFQKAQLSSTLQKLSERNCVEIVTKLIENKLLDVLFTNDGKEYVTPQHVAKEIKDELYIHGGRISLVDLAQILNINLSQISKVANEIEKNNKGFKIILGQLIDKTYMTKIAEEINDKLSQHGSINVSELIIHYDLPANFLQSLIEKELGKTIHGKQDTQDSRVFYTENFIARNKAKLRGALCAITKPTPLSVILEQCCISEGIFFSIVDDLQKLKQIPGVVAGKQGTYSLYIPTIYTKSLNEWVENFYKQNGYLEYDALARLGISDPPNFVKRHFPNEDIIFLASVAVGTTISEQVDANIEEAIESGSFIDISPFLPSVFTEQDMEMLLRAVEKKLNNNTHIFTKTVVMSDAFLQSLHKSFETVAETKAREAVASGQWFQTIAEHRIKSKSANSVIETRGGKKEERRKKAASGKAGGGSQGRETKTKSTKRKYLQGKGRESDSDNENSKVASGKTELQLVPLEVIKNEIAKDDNLAVIDDLVEELALYLQPQLNNHALSIADKLAQNDKTTNLSEIEERLNVFITNIKIFDKGIKQIGKADQPALTKYLLKSLGTEFVTELFKLAAQQNMLQAPNNITTETRQKMLLNLPADVKEPLSNIHKSVAETSIDDFLNFAEAAMAACCLTLKKYDKKKERPFISGHKQALLEELNSTQDPALALHLATSILFIATTQNALYMSGRHVSTILSFLQTHLQPSTMATLTKYHDMVLKNLTATDEATKLEINKELETELVEIKNIANNIK